In a genomic window of Gadus chalcogrammus isolate NIFS_2021 chromosome 17, NIFS_Gcha_1.0, whole genome shotgun sequence:
- the LOC130369658 gene encoding zinc finger protein 239-like, with protein sequence MHSGELRILSFYGQGEGPLAVDGHDTLFAASDAEALSSLSADHSVAKSLNCSVRLFRLEELTGHQGCSKGRPGVLCGKVIPYNANMIVHMRTPSGEKPYRCDQCPKRFSQNNILKNHMRTHSGEKPYQCDQCTKCFSLKGNLKIHMRTHSGEKPYKCDQCTMRFSQNNILKDHMTTHSGEKPYKCDQCTKCFSLKGNLKIHMRTHSGEKPYKCDQCTMRFSQNNILKNHMTTHSGEKPCVCLHCNASYSDPSNFRLHMLKHTLARGNGTL encoded by the coding sequence atgcacagcggggagctgcgcatcctgagcttctacggacaaggggagggccctctggcggttgacggccatgacaccctctttgccgcgtcagatgcggaggccttgagctcgctgtcagctgaccacagcgtggccaagagcctgaactgcagtGTGCGGCTCttccgccttgaggagctgactgggcatcagggctgcagcaagggccggcccggtgtcttgtgtggaaaggttattccctacaatgccaatatgatcgtccacatgaggactccctccggcgagaagccctacaggtgtgaccaatgcccgaagcgcttcagtcagaatAACATCCTGAAgaaccacatgaggactcactccggggagaagccctaccagtgtgaccaatgcacgaagtgcttcagtctgaaaggcaacctgaagatccacatgaggactcattccggcgagaagccctacaagtgtgaccaatgcacgatgcgcttTAGTCAGAATAACATCCTCAAGGACCACATGacgactcactccggggagaagccctacaagtgtgaccaatgcacaaagtgcttcagtctgaaaggcaacctgaagatccacatgaggactcattccggcgagaagccctacaagtgtgaccaatgcacgatgcgcttcagtcagaaTAACATCCTCAAGAACCACATGacgactcactctggggagaagccctgcgtgtgtctgcactGCAACGCCAGCTACAGCGACCCAAGCAATTTTCGTttgcacatgctcaagcacacttTGGCACGGGGTAACGGGACGCTTTGA